Proteins encoded together in one Helicobacter pylori window:
- a CDS encoding conjugal transfer protein TrbB, translating to METLQTHRVLQALIGHFTPFLESGITELIINTEQELWLYKINNTREKRGHALFDKAFLLRFCEQLASFRGLFFDEEHPTLNCSIPFTRYRVSANHFSITTNNQITLNIRVPRLKPLSLDDFTFKASDPKGLKDLALKGHNILISGETSSGKTSLLNALLDCVNKDERVVSVEDSQELDLKAFNNCVGLLVGKQENTRFNYEDALNMAMRLNPDRLIVGEIDTRNAALFLRLGNTGHKGMLSTIHANSAQNTLEALSLNLSMRYTHALDKDLMRAYFKSAIDVIVHVNRINDERQIAEVLWTKEL from the coding sequence TTGGAAACTTTACAAACCCATAGAGTTTTACAAGCCCTAATCGGCCATTTTACCCCTTTTTTAGAAAGCGGGATCACCGAGCTGATAATCAATACCGAGCAGGAACTTTGGCTTTATAAAATCAATAACACCCGAGAAAAAAGAGGGCATGCGCTTTTTGATAAGGCGTTTTTGCTGAGGTTTTGCGAGCAATTGGCCAGTTTTAGGGGGTTGTTTTTTGATGAAGAACACCCCACTTTAAATTGCTCTATCCCTTTCACGCGCTATAGGGTGAGCGCGAATCATTTTAGCATCACCACGAACAATCAAATCACGCTCAATATCCGTGTGCCTAGGCTTAAGCCCTTAAGTTTAGACGATTTCACTTTCAAAGCAAGCGATCCAAAGGGTTTGAAAGATTTAGCCCTAAAAGGGCATAACATTCTTATTAGTGGGGAGACTTCAAGCGGTAAAACAAGCCTATTAAACGCTCTTTTAGATTGCGTCAATAAAGATGAAAGGGTGGTGAGCGTTGAAGACAGCCAAGAATTGGATTTAAAAGCGTTTAATAATTGCGTGGGGCTTTTAGTGGGCAAGCAAGAAAACACGCGCTTTAATTATGAAGACGCTCTCAATATGGCCATGCGCTTAAACCCAGACAGGCTCATTGTGGGCGAGATTGACACCAGGAATGCAGCACTCTTTTTGCGTTTAGGAAACACCGGGCATAAGGGCATGCTCTCAACCATTCACGCTAATAGCGCTCAAAACACTTTAGAAGCCCTTTCACTGAATTTGAGCATGCGTTATACGCATGCCTTAGACAAGGACTTGATGCGAGCGTATTTTAAAAGCGCGATTGATGTGATTGTGCATGTGAATAGAATCAATGATGAGCGCCAAATCGCTGAAGTCTTATGGACTAAAGAGCTTTAA
- a CDS encoding isoleucine--tRNA ligase: MKEYKDTLNLNTTTFSMKGNLSVNEPKTYAKWQKQQAFKRMQARKDNHGDFTLHDGPPYANGHLHLGHALNKILKDIVVKREYFKGNKIYYTPGWDCHGLPIEQQILEQLEKEKTSLENPTLFREKCRDHAKKFLEIQKNEFLQLGVLGDFEDPYKTMDFKFEASIYRALVEVAKKGLLKERHKPIYWSYACESALAEAEVEYKMKKSPSIFVAFGLKKESLEKLKVKKASLVIWTTTPWTLYANVAIALKKDALYALTQKGYLVAKALHEKLAALGVVDSEIAHEFNANDLEYLKASNPLNQRDSLITLGEHVGLEDGTGAVHTAPGHGEEDYYLGLKYNLEVLMSVDEKGCYDEGIIHNQLLDESYLGEHVFKAQKRIIEQLGDSLLLEQEIEHSYPHCWRTHKPVIYRATTQWFILMDEPFIQNDGSQKTLREVALNAIEKVEFVPSSGKNRLKTMIENRPDWCLSRQRKWGVPLAFFIDKRTNKPCFESEVLEHVANLFEKKGCDVWWEYSVKDLLPPSHQEDATHYEKVMHILDVWFDSGSTFKAVLEDYYGAKGQSPSDVVLEGSDQHRGWFQSSLLIGCVLNNQAPFKKVITHGFIVDEKGEKMSKSKGNVVSLDNLLKKHGSDVVRLWVAFNDYQNDLRVSQTFFIQTEQHYKKFRNTLKFLLANFSDMDLKNLEHPHDFSPLDHFLLEALETTSTGVNSAFEEHDFVKGLNILMAFVTNELSGIYLDACKDSLYCDSKNNEKRQAIQMVLLAVASQLCYFLAPILTHTIEEVLEHSQVLRAFLQAKDVFDLKGISVLEKLHLKEFKKPENFEAVLALRSAFNEELDRLKKEGVIKNSLECAIEVKEKALRENLVEELLMVSFVGVAKEKLSETPAFTLFKAPFHKCPRCWRFKSELENTPCKRCEEVLKER, from the coding sequence GTGAAAGAATACAAAGATACCTTAAACTTAAACACAACCACCTTTTCTATGAAAGGGAATTTGAGCGTTAATGAGCCTAAAACTTACGCTAAATGGCAAAAGCAACAAGCGTTTAAACGCATGCAAGCTAGGAAAGATAACCATGGGGATTTCACCTTGCATGACGGGCCGCCTTATGCGAACGGGCATTTGCATTTAGGGCATGCCTTAAATAAGATTTTAAAAGACATTGTCGTTAAAAGGGAATATTTTAAAGGGAATAAAATTTATTACACGCCCGGTTGGGATTGCCATGGCTTGCCCATTGAGCAGCAAATTTTAGAACAATTGGAAAAGGAAAAAACGAGCCTAGAAAACCCCACGCTGTTTAGAGAAAAGTGCCGAGATCATGCGAAAAAGTTTTTAGAAATCCAAAAGAACGAGTTTTTGCAATTAGGCGTTTTGGGGGATTTTGAAGATCCTTATAAAACCATGGATTTTAAATTTGAAGCGAGCATTTATAGGGCTTTAGTGGAAGTGGCTAAAAAAGGGCTTTTGAAAGAACGCCATAAGCCTATTTATTGGAGTTATGCATGCGAGAGCGCTTTAGCGGAAGCTGAAGTGGAATACAAGATGAAAAAATCGCCCTCCATTTTCGTGGCGTTTGGTTTGAAAAAGGAGAGTTTAGAAAAATTAAAAGTTAAAAAAGCGAGCTTGGTGATTTGGACGACCACGCCTTGGACTTTGTATGCGAATGTAGCGATCGCTTTGAAAAAAGACGCCCTTTATGCGCTCACCCAAAAAGGCTATTTAGTCGCTAAAGCCTTGCATGAAAAGTTAGCCGCTTTAGGGGTGGTGGATAGTGAGATTGCGCATGAATTCAATGCCAATGATTTAGAATACTTGAAAGCGTCTAATCCTTTAAACCAAAGAGATTCCCTAATCACTCTAGGAGAGCATGTCGGTTTAGAAGATGGCACAGGAGCCGTGCATACCGCGCCCGGGCATGGTGAAGAGGACTATTATTTAGGCTTAAAATATAATTTAGAAGTGTTAATGTCTGTAGATGAGAAAGGTTGCTATGATGAGGGCATTATCCATAACCAACTATTAGATGAAAGCTATCTGGGCGAGCATGTTTTTAAGGCTCAAAAACGCATTATAGAGCAATTGGGCGATTCTTTATTGCTAGAGCAAGAGATTGAGCATTCCTACCCGCATTGTTGGAGGACGCACAAGCCTGTGATTTACAGAGCGACCACGCAATGGTTTATTTTAATGGATGAGCCTTTTATCCAAAATGACGGCTCTCAAAAAACCTTAAGAGAAGTGGCTTTGAATGCGATTGAAAAGGTGGAATTTGTGCCAAGCAGCGGGAAAAACCGCCTAAAAACCATGATAGAAAACCGCCCTGATTGGTGCTTGAGCCGGCAAAGAAAATGGGGCGTGCCACTGGCCTTTTTCATAGACAAACGCACGAATAAGCCTTGTTTTGAAAGCGAAGTTTTAGAGCATGTGGCGAATCTTTTTGAAAAAAAAGGCTGTGATGTGTGGTGGGAGTATAGCGTGAAAGATTTATTGCCCCCTAGCCATCAAGAGGACGCCACGCATTATGAAAAAGTCATGCATATTTTAGACGTGTGGTTTGATAGCGGTAGCACCTTTAAGGCGGTTTTAGAAGACTACTATGGAGCAAAGGGGCAAAGCCCTAGCGATGTGGTTTTAGAAGGGAGCGATCAGCATAGGGGGTGGTTTCAAAGCTCGCTTTTAATCGGTTGTGTTTTAAATAATCAAGCCCCTTTTAAAAAGGTCATTACGCATGGCTTTATCGTAGATGAAAAGGGCGAGAAAATGAGCAAATCTAAGGGCAATGTGGTGTCTTTGGATAATTTACTCAAAAAGCATGGGAGCGATGTGGTGCGTTTGTGGGTAGCGTTTAATGACTATCAAAACGATTTGAGGGTCTCTCAAACCTTCTTCATTCAAACAGAACAGCATTATAAAAAATTCCGCAACACCCTAAAATTCTTACTCGCTAATTTTAGCGATATGGATCTCAAGAATTTAGAACACCCCCATGACTTTAGCCCTTTAGATCATTTTCTATTAGAGGCTTTAGAAACAACAAGCACTGGAGTCAATAGCGCGTTTGAAGAGCATGACTTTGTGAAGGGCTTGAATATTTTAATGGCGTTTGTTACCAATGAATTGAGCGGGATTTATTTAGACGCTTGTAAGGATAGCTTGTATTGCGATAGCAAAAATAATGAAAAACGCCAAGCCATTCAAATGGTCTTGCTCGCTGTGGCTAGTCAATTGTGCTACTTTTTAGCCCCGATTTTAACGCACACGATCGAAGAAGTCTTAGAGCATAGCCAGGTGTTGCGCGCGTTTTTACAAGCCAAAGATGTGTTTGATTTAAAAGGCATTAGCGTTTTAGAAAAACTCCACCTTAAAGAGTTTAAAAAACCAGAAAATTTTGAAGCCGTTTTAGCCTTGCGTTCTGCCTTTAATGAAGAGTTAGACCGATTGAAAAAAGAAGGCGTGATCAAAAATTCGTTGGAATGCGCTATTGAAGTAAAAGAAAAAGCGTTGCGTGAAAATTTAGTAGAAGAATTGCTGATGGTGAGCTTTGTAGGGGTTGCAAAAGAAAAATTAAGCGAAACGCCAGCATTCACGCTCTTTAAAGCCCCCTTTCATAAATGCCCCAGGTGTTGGCGTTTTAAAAGCGAGCTAGAAAACACCCCTTGCAAGCGTTGCGAAGAGGTTTTAAAAGAGCGATGA
- a CDS encoding RNA-binding S4 domain-containing protein, with translation MRIDKFLQSVGLVKRRVLATDMCNVGAVWLNGSCAKASKEVKIGDAISLHYLKGIEEYTILQIPTLKNVPRKDTHLYIAPKTKE, from the coding sequence ATGCGAATAGACAAATTTTTACAATCAGTGGGTTTAGTGAAGCGGCGCGTTTTAGCGACAGATATGTGCAATGTAGGGGCGGTGTGGCTCAATGGGAGTTGTGCTAAGGCCAGTAAAGAAGTGAAAATAGGCGATGCGATTAGTTTGCATTATCTAAAAGGGATAGAAGAATACACGATTTTGCAAATCCCCACTTTAAAAAATGTGCCGCGAAAAGACACGCACCTTTATATCGCTCCTAAAACAAAAGAATAA
- the rlmN gene encoding 23S rRNA (adenine(2503)-C(2))-methyltransferase RlmN: protein MKASIYDFTLKELSQLLKPSFRAKQLYLWLYAKYKTSFKDMQNNFSKDFIAYLEQEFTLRTIEITHVRESVDGSKKYLFKSLKDNHTFEAVLLKMKDKKIDEETNAILEGEKYTVCVSCQIGCQVGCAFCFTQKGGFVRNLKASEIIQQALLIKEDNNLPIEKALNIVFMGMGEPLNNLDEVCKAIEIFNTGMQISPKRITISTSGVADKIPILAGKNLGVQLAISLHAVDDKTRSSLMPLNKKYNIECVLNEVRKWPLEQRKRVMFEYLLIKDLNDSLDCAKKLLKLLNGIKSKVNLILFNPHEGSKFERPSLESARMFADFLNSKGLLCTIRESKALDIEAACGQLREKKLSQQI from the coding sequence ATGAAAGCGAGCATTTATGATTTCACTCTAAAGGAATTGAGCCAGCTTTTAAAACCAAGCTTTAGGGCTAAACAGCTTTATTTGTGGCTCTATGCGAAGTATAAAACAAGCTTTAAAGACATGCAAAATAATTTTTCAAAAGATTTTATCGCTTATTTGGAGCAAGAATTTACTTTGCGCACGATAGAAATCACGCATGTGAGAGAGAGCGTTGATGGCTCTAAAAAATACCTTTTTAAATCTTTAAAAGACAACCATACTTTTGAAGCGGTGTTGTTGAAAATGAAGGATAAAAAGATTGATGAAGAGACGAACGCTATTTTAGAGGGGGAAAAATACACCGTATGCGTGTCTTGTCAAATCGGCTGTCAAGTGGGTTGTGCGTTTTGTTTCACTCAAAAAGGCGGTTTTGTAAGGAACTTAAAAGCGAGCGAGATTATCCAGCAAGCCCTACTCATTAAAGAAGACAATAACCTCCCCATTGAAAAAGCGCTCAACATTGTTTTTATGGGAATGGGCGAGCCTTTGAACAATTTAGATGAGGTGTGTAAAGCGATTGAGATTTTTAATACTGGCATGCAAATTTCACCTAAAAGAATCACGATTTCTACCAGTGGCGTAGCCGATAAAATCCCTATTTTAGCGGGCAAAAACTTAGGCGTGCAATTAGCCATATCCTTACACGCCGTAGATGACAAAACGCGCTCATCTTTAATGCCCTTGAATAAAAAATACAATATTGAATGCGTTTTGAATGAAGTGAGGAAATGGCCTTTAGAGCAGCGCAAAAGAGTGATGTTTGAATACCTTTTGATCAAAGATTTAAACGATAGCCTGGATTGCGCTAAAAAACTTTTAAAACTTTTAAACGGCATTAAATCCAAAGTGAATTTGATTTTATTCAACCCGCATGAAGGCTCTAAGTTTGAGCGCCCCAGTTTGGAGAGCGCTAGAATGTTTGCGGATTTTTTAAACTCCAAAGGCTTATTATGCACCATTAGAGAATCTAAAGCCTTGGATATTGAAGCAGCTTGCGGGCAATTGAGGGAGAAAAAACTCTCCCAACAAATTTAA
- a CDS encoding KpsF/GutQ family sugar-phosphate isomerase — protein MSMPLDYNAIAVQVLRDEASALLESVKQFQKPNDLEAIVKLILKSQEKGGKLVIVGVGKSALVAQKIVASMLSTGNKSAFLHPTEAMHGDLGMVEKNDVVLMISYGGESLELLNLVSHLKRLSHKIITFTKSPTSSLSKLGDYYLSLKIQKEACPINTAPTTSTTLTLALGDVLMACLMRAKNFSQEDFASFHPGGLLGKKLFIKVKDLLQTTNLPLIAPSTSFKDALIEMSEKRLGSAILVNEANELVGILSDGDVRRALLKGLNLKSEVKRFATLKPKSFKNLDALLLEALEFLERHKIQLLVCVDDRNKVLGVLHLHQLLELGLKA, from the coding sequence ATGTCCATGCCACTTGATTATAACGCTATCGCCGTGCAAGTCTTAAGAGATGAAGCGAGCGCGCTTTTAGAAAGCGTTAAGCAATTCCAAAAACCTAACGATTTAGAAGCGATTGTCAAGCTCATTTTAAAAAGCCAAGAAAAGGGGGGTAAGCTTGTGATAGTGGGCGTGGGTAAGAGCGCTTTAGTGGCGCAAAAAATCGTTGCTTCTATGTTAAGCACCGGTAACAAAAGCGCGTTTTTACACCCTACAGAAGCCATGCATGGGGATTTGGGCATGGTGGAAAAAAACGATGTGGTTTTAATGATTAGCTATGGGGGTGAGTCTTTAGAATTATTGAATCTGGTGAGCCATTTAAAACGCTTAAGCCATAAAATCATCACTTTCACTAAAAGCCCCACCAGCTCGCTCTCTAAACTCGGCGATTATTATTTGAGCTTGAAAATTCAAAAAGAAGCTTGCCCGATTAACACCGCTCCAACGACTTCTACCACCCTAACTCTAGCGTTAGGCGATGTTTTAATGGCATGCTTGATGCGAGCGAAAAACTTTAGTCAAGAAGATTTTGCCTCCTTTCATCCGGGCGGGCTTTTAGGCAAAAAACTTTTTATCAAGGTTAAAGACTTACTGCAAACCACGAACCTCCCCTTAATCGCTCCTAGCACAAGCTTTAAAGACGCGCTCATAGAAATGAGTGAAAAACGCTTGGGCAGCGCGATTTTAGTCAATGAGGCTAACGAGCTTGTGGGGATTTTGAGCGATGGCGATGTCCGTAGGGCGCTATTAAAAGGGCTTAACTTAAAGAGCGAAGTGAAGCGTTTTGCCACTTTAAAACCTAAAAGCTTTAAGAATTTAGACGCTCTTCTTTTAGAAGCGTTAGAGTTTTTAGAGCGCCATAAGATCCAGCTTTTAGTGTGCGTAGATGATCGCAATAAGGTTTTAGGGGTCTTGCACTTGCACCAACTTTTAGAATTAGGGCTTAAAGCATGA
- the rsmA gene encoding 16S rRNA (adenine(1518)-N(6)/adenine(1519)-N(6))-dimethyltransferase RsmA, with protein MVVAKKSLGQHFLTDESFLDRIVDALPPLNPLKLIEIGVGLGDLTLKLLDRYPLKTYEIDSSLCEKMRSKLKVQKKPFALELVEKDALFLKEEEPYFLISNLPYYIATRLVLNALKDPKCRGLLVMTQKEVALKFCAKDSQNALSVLTQAIGNATLLFDVPPSAFSPPPKVFSSVFEVIKEPLKEKALASLLQAPFFEEALQKGFEALEDFLKACFSSPRKTLSNNLKKSVSYREKLDKVLDFLALENQPTSVRASEIKDYLKLLEYLLKG; from the coding sequence ATGGTAGTAGCTAAAAAGTCTTTAGGACAGCATTTTTTAACGGACGAGTCGTTTTTAGACAGAATTGTTGATGCTTTGCCCCCCTTAAACCCATTGAAATTAATTGAAATTGGCGTGGGGCTAGGGGATTTGACTCTTAAGTTGTTGGATCGCTATCCTTTAAAGACTTATGAGATAGATAGCAGTTTGTGCGAAAAAATGCGATCAAAACTAAAGGTGCAAAAAAAGCCTTTTGCATTAGAATTAGTGGAAAAAGACGCTCTTTTTTTAAAAGAAGAAGAACCTTATTTTTTGATCTCTAATTTGCCCTATTATATCGCTACCAGGCTTGTTTTAAACGCGCTCAAAGACCCTAAATGCAGGGGCTTATTGGTGATGACGCAAAAGGAAGTGGCGCTCAAATTTTGCGCTAAAGATTCACAGAACGCCCTAAGCGTTTTAACTCAAGCAATAGGGAACGCTACCCTTTTGTTTGATGTGCCGCCTAGCGCGTTTAGCCCGCCTCCAAAGGTGTTTTCTAGCGTGTTTGAAGTGATTAAAGAGCCGCTAAAAGAAAAGGCGTTAGCTTCATTACTCCAAGCGCCATTTTTTGAAGAAGCCCTACAAAAAGGGTTTGAAGCATTAGAAGATTTTTTGAAAGCTTGTTTCTCATCTCCTAGGAAGACGCTTTCAAACAATCTTAAAAAAAGCGTTTCTTATAGAGAAAAGCTTGATAAGGTGTTAGATTTTTTAGCGTTAGAAAACCAACCAACAAGCGTGAGGGCGTCTGAGATAAAAGATTATCTCAAGCTCTTAGAATACCTTTTAAAAGGCTAA
- a CDS encoding nickel transporter: MAHHEQQQQQQANSQHHHHHHAHHHHYYGGEHHHHNAQQHAEQQAEQQAQQQQQQQAHQQQQQKAQQQNQQY; this comes from the coding sequence ATGGCACACCATGAACAACAACAGCAACAACAGGCTAACAGCCAACACCACCACCATCACCATGCACACCACCACCATTACTATGGCGGCGAACACCACCACCATAACGCGCAACAACACGCTGAACAACAAGCAGAGCAACAAGCTCAACAACAGCAACAACAACAAGCACACCAACAACAACAACAAAAAGCACAACAACAAAACCAACAATATTGA
- a CDS encoding restriction endonuclease subunit S encodes MDALTTPSNWQKVRLGDIGKPCMCKRVMKHQTTRYGEIPFYKIGTFGNTADAFISKKLFLEYKTKYSFPKKGDILISASGTIGRAVIYDGKPAYFQDSNIVWIDNDETLVKNDFLFYVYSHVKWNTEHTTILRLYNDNFRNTLIPLPPLNEQIAIANILSALDRYLCALDALILKKEGVKKALSFELLSQRKRLKGFNQAWQRVRLGDICEIIKGQQINKISLNNTDKYPVINGGIDFLGYTNKFNVSKNTIAISEGGTCGYVRFMTSNFWSGGHNYSLQKISNKVNNLCLYHILKSYEKDIMKLGVGSGLKNIQLKALKDFEILLPPLNEQIAIANILSALDNEIASLKNKKRQFENIKKALNHDLMSAKIRVLKQ; translated from the coding sequence ATGGATGCATTAACAACGCCATCAAATTGGCAAAAAGTGAGGCTTGGGGATATTGGCAAACCATGCATGTGTAAAAGAGTGATGAAGCACCAAACAACACGATATGGTGAAATTCCATTCTATAAAATAGGCACATTTGGCAACACCGCTGATGCCTTTATTTCAAAAAAGCTATTTTTAGAATACAAAACGAAATATTCTTTTCCAAAAAAAGGCGATATTTTAATTTCTGCTTCCGGAACTATTGGTAGGGCAGTCATTTATGACGGAAAACCCGCTTATTTTCAAGACTCAAATATTGTTTGGATTGACAACGATGAAACATTAGTAAAAAATGATTTTTTATTTTATGTTTATTCTCATGTGAAATGGAATACAGAACATACAACTATCTTAAGACTTTATAATGATAATTTTAGAAATACTTTAATCCCCCTACCCCCTCTAAACGAACAAATCGCTATCGCTAACATTTTAAGCGCTTTGGATCGTTATCTTTGTGCATTAGACGCTCTCATTCTTAAAAAAGAGGGCGTTAAAAAAGCTTTAAGCTTTGAACTATTGAGCCAAAGAAAACGCTTGAAAGGCTTCAATCAAGCTTGGCAAAGAGTAAGGCTTGGGGATATATGCGAAATTATTAAAGGACAACAAATAAATAAAATTAGCCTAAATAACACAGATAAATACCCCGTTATAAATGGTGGCATTGATTTTTTGGGCTACACAAATAAATTTAATGTTTCAAAGAATACAATAGCAATTAGTGAGGGTGGCACATGCGGATATGTTAGGTTTATGACAAGCAATTTTTGGTCAGGAGGACATAACTATTCTTTACAAAAAATTAGTAATAAGGTAAATAATTTATGTTTATACCACATTTTAAAAAGTTATGAAAAGGATATTATGAAATTAGGAGTTGGGTCTGGATTAAAGAATATTCAATTAAAAGCCTTAAAAGATTTTGAAATCCTTTTACCCCCTCTAAACGAACAAATCGCTATCGCTAACATTTTAAGCGCTTTGGATAATGAGATCGCAAGCCTTAAAAACAAAAAACGCCAATTTGAAAACATCAAAAAAGCTTTAAACCACGATTTAATGAGCGCTAAAATTAGGGTTTTAAAACAATAA
- the purU gene encoding formyltetrahydrofolate deformylase → MLEFILKIQARDSKGLVSAISSTIANKGYNIVKNDEFVDPLKQRFFMRLKIQKEIKPLNTEIKEQEERSLKTALFKALENFNELLIEVILTHKKNIILLATKESHCLGDLLLRVYGGELNAQILGVISNHEILRPLVEKFDIPYFYAPCIDQNLHEKEVLAIIKDLELQHKVSADLLVLAKYMRILSHDFTKRYENQILNIHHSFLPAFIGANPYQQAFERGVKVIGATAHFVNESLDAGPIILQDTLPINHNYSVEKMRLAGKDIEKLVLARALKLVLEDRVFVHENKTVVF, encoded by the coding sequence ATGTTAGAATTTATTTTAAAAATTCAAGCCAGAGACTCTAAAGGCTTGGTGAGTGCAATAAGTAGTACTATCGCTAACAAGGGCTATAACATCGTCAAAAACGATGAATTTGTTGATCCCTTAAAACAGCGTTTTTTCATGCGGCTAAAAATCCAAAAAGAAATCAAGCCCTTGAATACTGAAATTAAAGAGCAAGAAGAGCGATCCTTAAAAACCGCTCTTTTTAAAGCCTTAGAAAACTTTAACGAACTATTGATTGAAGTCATTTTAACGCATAAAAAAAATATTATTTTACTCGCTACTAAAGAGAGCCATTGCTTAGGGGATTTGCTTTTAAGGGTGTATGGAGGGGAATTGAACGCTCAAATTTTAGGCGTTATTTCCAACCACGAGATTTTACGCCCTTTAGTGGAAAAATTTGACATCCCTTATTTTTACGCGCCTTGTATTGATCAAAACTTGCATGAAAAAGAGGTTTTAGCAATCATTAAAGACCTAGAATTACAGCACAAAGTGAGCGCGGATCTGCTCGTTTTAGCCAAATACATGCGTATTTTAAGCCATGATTTTACGAAGCGCTATGAAAACCAGATCTTAAATATCCATCACAGTTTCTTGCCCGCATTCATTGGGGCTAACCCTTACCAGCAAGCGTTTGAAAGGGGCGTGAAAGTCATCGGGGCCACGGCGCATTTTGTGAATGAAAGCCTTGATGCCGGGCCAATTATCTTACAAGACACTCTGCCCATTAACCACAATTACAGCGTGGAAAAAATGCGCCTAGCGGGTAAGGATATAGAAAAACTGGTTTTGGCTAGGGCTTTAAAACTCGTTTTAGAAGACAGAGTCTTTGTGCATGAAAACAAAACGGTGGTGTTTTGA
- a CDS encoding TIR domain protein, with protein MKAFKVDLDERENREVLCKFHFDRGGKSKLEYAYYDKQAVSNIHEVANKIKTLIQKSLKNNEYTLLNRNEIKEAFFNPLQERLNKTKVFLSHSHIDMKNNDFLGVKNIKSFLEPSDRSNLIFIDSLFWDYKNDILKEIKKHHIDVSKIEDAFTLILRESLEYMIKKCPYFVFLQSKNSVSLNQDLLGITHSAWIYEELKIAHSISESRPIPMMESMQLFHDISLFLKSFETITLKKLSQQINS; from the coding sequence ATGAAAGCTTTTAAGGTTGATTTAGATGAAAGAGAAAATCGTGAAGTTTTATGCAAGTTTCATTTTGACAGAGGGGGGAAAAGTAAGCTTGAATACGCTTATTATGACAAGCAAGCTGTTTCTAACATACATGAAGTAGCCAATAAGATTAAAACTCTCATTCAAAAGAGTCTAAAAAATAATGAATACACTTTACTAAATCGCAATGAAATTAAAGAAGCCTTTTTTAATCCCTTACAAGAGCGATTAAATAAAACTAAGGTTTTTCTTTCTCATTCGCATATTGACATGAAAAATAATGATTTTTTAGGCGTTAAAAATATCAAGTCCTTTTTAGAACCATCCGATCGTTCTAATTTAATATTTATAGACTCTCTCTTTTGGGATTATAAAAATGATATTCTAAAAGAAATAAAAAAACATCATATTGATGTTAGCAAGATTGAAGACGCTTTCACGCTCATTCTCAGGGAATCTTTAGAATATATGATCAAAAAATGCCCTTATTTCGTGTTTTTACAAAGCAAGAATAGTGTTTCTCTTAATCAAGATCTATTAGGTATCACTCATTCCGCATGGATTTATGAAGAGTTGAAAATCGCTCATTCTATTAGTGAGAGTCGCCCAATTCCAATGATGGAAAGCATGCAACTCTTTCATGATATATCGCTATTTTTAAAAAGTTTTGAGACCATAACCCTTAAAAAACTATCACAACAAATCAATTCGTAG
- a CDS encoding peptidylprolyl isomerase gives MMDPIKTYDIKEEELAKTAYATIKTNKGNITLELFYKDAPQAVSNFVTLAKEGFYDGLNFHRVIAGFVAQGGCPYGTGTGGPGHRIKCEVVHNPNKHKRGSISMAHAGRDTGGSQFFLCFVDLPHLDGEHTVFGKIKNAESLNVLDKIKQGDIIESVVFSSSL, from the coding sequence ATGATGGATCCAATTAAAACTTATGATATTAAAGAGGAAGAGCTTGCAAAAACCGCTTACGCTACGATCAAAACCAATAAAGGCAATATCACCCTAGAGCTTTTTTACAAAGATGCGCCCCAAGCGGTGAGTAATTTTGTAACTCTAGCTAAAGAGGGTTTTTATGACGGGCTTAATTTCCATCGTGTGATCGCCGGCTTTGTGGCTCAAGGAGGTTGCCCTTATGGCACAGGCACAGGCGGGCCAGGACACCGCATTAAATGCGAAGTGGTCCATAACCCCAACAAGCACAAAAGAGGCTCTATTTCTATGGCGCATGCCGGAAGAGACACAGGGGGGAGTCAATTTTTCTTGTGTTTTGTGGATTTGCCCCATCTAGATGGCGAGCACACCGTGTTTGGCAAAATCAAAAACGCAGAAAGCCTTAATGTATTGGACAAGATCAAGCAGGGCGATATTATAGAGAGCGTTGTGTTTAGCTCTTCTCTATAA
- a CDS encoding carbon storage regulator has translation MLILSRKVNEGIVIDDNIHIKVISIDRGSVRLGFEAPESTLILRAELKEAIVSENQKASASVDESVLENIKKVIKP, from the coding sequence ATGCTCATACTCAGCCGCAAAGTTAATGAGGGGATTGTCATTGATGATAACATCCACATTAAAGTCATTTCCATAGATAGAGGGAGTGTGCGTTTAGGGTTTGAAGCACCTGAAAGCACCCTTATTTTGCGTGCTGAACTCAAAGAGGCCATTGTGAGCGAAAACCAAAAAGCTTCTGCGTCCGTAGATGAAAGCGTGTTAGAAAACATCAAAAAGGTCATTAAGCCTTGA